One genomic segment of Anticarsia gemmatalis isolate Benzon Research Colony breed Stoneville strain chromosome Z, ilAntGemm2 primary, whole genome shotgun sequence includes these proteins:
- the Cyp303a1 gene encoding putative cytochrome P450 303a1 — translation MWLALLLIIFMIYLYYRYEVTKPRGFPPGPSWAPFIGCALEISKLRERTGYLYKAVNLLSEKYGVRDSLLGLRIGKDRIVMVNSLDANKEMLYNEDLDGRPYGIFYQTRTWGERRGVLLTDGELWREQRRFLIMHLKEFGFGRRGMQEIAQIEAVHMINDIMYMIRRDRTFNTVLYMHNFFNTYILNTLWTMMAGIRYEASDPNMTNLQGLLFDLFATVDMVGTSFSHFPILSVLAPTMSGYKEFVKTHKKIWKFLQDEINRHKALFVPSREDTDFMFAYIRALIQKKHGYTYSEGQLVAMCMDMFMAGTETTSKSLSFCFSYLVRDVSVQRKAQAEIDRVLGHRAPSLCDRSDMPYNEAIVHESVRHFMGRTFGVPHRALTNTRLAGYNIPKDTMVVSNYTNILMNENYFPDPYAFRPERFLYNGKIYLPDCYFPFGLAKHRCMGDVLAKCNIFTFTTTLLQKFTFLPVAGEPLPSQVHIDGATPSAAPFKAVLVPRVPNIVTNEY, via the exons atgTGGCTGGctttattactaattatatttatgatatacCTTTACTACCGGTATGAAGTCACGAAGCCTAGAGGATTTCCACCAGGACCGTCCTGGGCACCATTCATAGGGTGTGCTCTAGAAATCTCCAAATTACGCGAGAGAACTGGTTATCTGTATAAAGCGGTGAACCTTCTCTCCGAAAAGTATGGCGTCAGAGACTCGTTACTCGGGTTACGTATCGGTAAAGACCGAATCGTTATGGTCAACTCTCTTGACGCTAATAAAGAGATGCTTTATAACGAAGACCTGGATGGAAGGCCGTATGGAATATTCTACCAAACTCGCACCTGGGGCGAGAGACGTGGAGTTTTACTAACGGACGGAGAATTGTGGAGAGAACAGAGGCGTTTCTTGATCATGCATTTGAAGGAGTTTGGGTTCGGACGTCGAGGGATGCAGGAAATTGCTCAAATTGAAGCGGTTCACATGATTAACGATATTATGTACATGATTAGACGAGATAGAACTTTTAACACCGTTTTGTAcatgcacaatttttttaacacatatattttaaatactctTTGGACAATGATGGCCGGAATCCGATACGAAGCTAGCGACCCAAATATGACAAATCTTCAAGGTCTCTTATTTGACTTGTTCGCCACAGTCGATATGGTCGGTACGTCATTTAGTCACTTCCCTATACTCAGCGTTTTAGCTCCTACAATGTCAGGGTATAAGGAATTTGTCAAAACGCATAAGAAAATCTGGAAGTTCCTGCAAGATGAAATAAATAGGCACAAGGCTCTCTTTGTCCCTTCTAGAGAGGATACAGATTTCATGTTTGCGTATATTAGAGCGTTGATCCAAAAGAAACATGGCTACACTTATTCCGAGGGGCAGCTTGTGGCAATGTGCATGGACATGTTCATGGCGGGGACTGAGACTACAAGCAAGAgcttaagtttttgttttagctaCCTAGTGAGGGATGTGTCCGTGCAGAGAAAGGCTCAGGCAGAAATCGACAGAGTCTTAGGGCACCGTGCTCCCAGCTTGTGTGACCGTAGCGA CATGCCCTACAACGAGGCTATCGTGCATGAATCTGTGCGCCACTTTATGGGGCGAACATTCGGAGTCCCGCACCGCGCCCTCACTAACACTCGTCTAGCCGGATATAATATTCCTAAA GATACCATGGTAGTGAGCAACTACACGAATATCTTAATGAACGAGAACTACTTCCCGGACCCTTACGCATTCAGACCGGAGCGGTTCCTGTACAACGGAAAGATCTATCTACCGGACTGCTACTTCCCATTCGGACTCGCCAAACATCGGTGCATGGGCGATGTTTTAGCGAAGTGCAATATATTTACCTTCACCACTACCCTGCTACAGAAGTTTACTTTCTTGCCGGTGGCCGGGGAGCCACTGCCATCTCAGGTACATATTGATGGGGCTACTCCTTCAGCGGCCCCTTTCAAAGCCGTGCTGGTTCCAAGAGTGCCTAATATAGTAACGAATGAATATTAG
- the LOC142986147 gene encoding alpha-1,3-mannosyl-glycoprotein 4-beta-N-acetylglucosaminyltransferase A-like: protein MFVNTRVRCRVHNSPTMARSWGGLLAPKKRMALFLGLLLFAVFSIVVYTTANSRLERENEMEEMIANLHSHLEYLETQYRGRQEDVLNLQSKIYVDRGNGSTSNQVTTIDLTTTISPEVTALLKNMTGSHAANGVYTKHLAQLRTPFVYQLLPHLMNDANSLKPAYHMRGSRTYADIVIGIPTVKRDKESYLMITLTHLINGMTDEEAETTLIIIFVGEIDLEYVVNTARQIENTFPKQVEQGLIEVLSPSPTYYPDLDRLPITLGDSRKRVKWRTKQNLDTMYLMAYAQSKGIYYLMLEDDVITKKNYIAEIKKFTAATTVNNPTWFFIDYCHVGGIGKLFRSADLLNFITYVQLFYNNMPIDWLLESYLADRVCTIEKSSKACVEEKLRIKPKFKTPLFQHIGLYSSLKGKIQKVKNTKSGTIPTFYPHKNPPLDYVKTDIEEHADHTLKRAYDGQTFFWGVKPRKDNLVEFWFQKPIILERYLFRSGNVEHTSDKFYDTTVEVLPRSYNSLANFTAVGYFDEFGLAEGELKMGAIVAIRLKVRRNSTYWVILSEIELKEINRPADTS from the exons CTCGACTGGAACGTGAAAATGAAATGGAGGAAATGATAGCGAACCTGCACTCCCACTTGGAATACTTAGAAACTCAATACCGCGGTCGGCAAGAAGATGTACTGAACTTACAG AGTAAGATCTACGTGGACCGTGGCAACGGTTCCACGTCCAACCAGGTCACGACCATCGACCTGACCACCACGATCTCACCTGAAGTTACCGCGCTACTGAAAAATATGACTG GATCCCATGCCGCGAATGGCGTCTATACGAAGCACCTAGCTCAACTTCGGACGCCATTCGTGTACCAGCTGCTGCCGCATCTGATGAACGACGCCAACAGCTTGAAGCCGGCCTATCACATGAGGGGAAGTCGGACCTACGCAGACATTGTCATCGGAATACCAACTGTCAAACGTGATAAAGAAAGCTACCTCATGATCACGTTAACC CATCTTATTAACGGCATGACAGACGAAGAAGCGGAGACCACCTTAATCATCATCTTCGTTGGCGAAATTGACCTGGAATACGTAGTCAACACTGCCAGGCAAATTGAAAACAC GTTTCCGAAACAAGTTGAACAAGGTCTGATTGAGGTCCTGTCTCCTTCGCCGACTTACTATCCAGACCTGGACAGATTGCCGATAACACTAGGAGACTCGCGGAAGCGCGTCAAATGGAGAACCAAACAGAACCTGGACACGATGTATCTCATGGCGTACGCTCAGTCTAAAGGCATCTATTACCTGATGTTAGAAGACGATGTTATCACTAAGAAGAATTACATAGCG GAGATCAAAAAGTTCACAGCGGCGACCACTGTCAACAATCCAACTTGGTTCTTCATAGACTACTGTCATGTCGGCGGGATCGGCAAGTTGTTCAGATCAGCAGACCTTCTGAACTTTATCACATATGTTCaactgttttataacaatatgcCTATCGACTGGCTCTTAGAAAGCTATCTGGCAGATAGAGTATGCACTATCGAAAAGTCTTCA AAAGCATGCGTGGAGGAAAAATTGAGAATTAAACCAAAGTTTAAAACACCACTTTTCCAACACATCGGACTTTACTCTTCGCTCAAGGGAAAAATTCAAAAAGTGAAg AACACCAAATCTGGAACAATCCCAACGTTCTATCCACATAAAAACCCACCCCTCGACTACGTCAAGACTGATATTGAGGAGCATGCTGACCATACGCTGAAGCGAGCCTACGACGGACAGACCTTCTTCTGGGGAGTCAAACCTCGGAAAGATAACCTAGTCGAATTCTGGTTTCAAAAGCCAATCATACTTGAAAG GTACCTGTTCAGGAGCGGCAACGTGGAACATACTTCGGATAAGTTTTATGACACAACAGTGGAAGTACTGCCCCGATCGTACAACTCTCTAGCCAACTTTACTGCTGTAGGATATTTCGATGAATTTGGATTAGCTGAAGGCGAACTTAAAATGGGGGCTATAGTCGCTATTAGACTAAAAGTTCGCCGAAACAGCACATACTGGGTTATTCTTAGCGAG ATTGAGCTTAAAGAAATCAACCGGCCAGCGGACACCAGCTGA